Below is a genomic region from Sphingomonas sp. KR3-1.
CCAGGGCCATGAGCAGGCCGAGGCGAGCTATGCCCTCGCGCTCTTCGCCAACGGCAAGCGCGATGCCGCCGCGCCCTGGCTCCAGCGCGCTGCCGGCCGCGGCGATCCGCGGGCGCAGTATGTGCTCGGCACGATGTATTTCAACGGCGACATCGTCCAGAAGGACTGGGTACGCGCCTATGCGCTGGTCACCCGCTCCTCGCAGTCGGGCCTGGGCGAGGCGTCGACCGCGCTCGCCCAGATGGACAAATACATGTCGGTGCAGGACCGCCAGGCCGGCCTCACTCTCGCGCGCAAGTACGAGGAAGAGGCGAACCGCGCGCCGCTGCCAGGCAGCAACCCGCCGCCGGCGGAAGTGGCGAGCAGCAATCCCCCCGTCCGCAAGCCGCCGCGGGTCGTGACGGTGCCGGCCGTCCAGGTGCCCGCACCGGTCAAGGTCGCCGCCGCCGCGCCTGCCGCCGCGGTCCGCGACGGCGGCTGGCGCCTCCAGCTCGGCGCGTTCGGCGACCCCGGCAATGCCCGCAAGCTATGGAGCCAGCTCGGCGGCCGCTTCCCGGGCCGCTCGGTCAGCTATGTGAAGTCGGGCAGCCTCACCAAGGTGCTGGTCGGCCCCTATGCCAGCCGCGCCGAGGCCTCGGGCGCCTGTCGCGGGGTGAGCCCCTGCGTGCCGGTGAGCCAATAAGCGCGGCGCAATTTATATCGCACCTGCAACAAAACCGATCTAACGGCGTTCGACCATGATGATCCGGATCCTGGCGCTCGCGCCGCTGCTCGCCCTCACCCTGCCCGCCCACGCCCAGGAGGCGCAGGACGACAGCAAGCCGCCGCGCCGTTACCGCGTCTCGCTCGGCCCGCAATTCACGCCCAGCTATCCCGGCGAGGACAAGCTCCGGCTGAGCCCGCTGGTCGATCTCGCCATCAGCCGCGGCGACAAGCCCTTCGTCTTCGAGGCGGCGGACGAGAGCTTCGAAGTGCCGATGCTCGACGATAGCGGCTTCCAGATCGGTGCCGTCGCCAATTTCCAGGGCGCCCGCCGCCGCGAGACCACGCGCATCGCCGTCAACGAGGTCGGCTTCACCGCCGAGCTCGGCGGCTATATGCAATATTGGCTGGCCAAGCCGCTGCGCGTCCGCGCCGAGCTGCGCCAGGGCGTCAACGGCCACAAGGGCCTGATCAGCGATGCC
It encodes:
- a CDS encoding SPOR domain-containing protein; protein product: MKFVGVMIAAGMVLAMPPALAQENPVKAGVEAWERGDYKAAVDRWRAPAMKGDSDAQFNLGQAYKLGRGVPADLNQAELWYGKAAAQGHEQAEASYALALFANGKRDAAAPWLQRAAGRGDPRAQYVLGTMYFNGDIVQKDWVRAYALVTRSSQSGLGEASTALAQMDKYMSVQDRQAGLTLARKYEEEANRAPLPGSNPPPAEVASSNPPVRKPPRVVTVPAVQVPAPVKVAAAAPAAAVRDGGWRLQLGAFGDPGNARKLWSQLGGRFPGRSVSYVKSGSLTKVLVGPYASRAEASGACRGVSPCVPVSQ
- a CDS encoding MipA/OmpV family protein; the encoded protein is MMIRILALAPLLALTLPAHAQEAQDDSKPPRRYRVSLGPQFTPSYPGEDKLRLSPLVDLAISRGDKPFVFEAADESFEVPMLDDSGFQIGAVANFQGARRRETTRIAVNEVGFTAELGGYMQYWLAKPLRVRAELRQGVNGHKGLISDAGFDYVARDGDKWLFAIGPRVTLTNNKYREAYFGVTPVVAARTGLSVYRADGSWVQAYGASATTTFQFSEHWGVYAYAKYDRLTGDGAASPITRAIGSRNQLSGGAALSFTFGKGVR